A window of the Citrus sinensis cultivar Valencia sweet orange chromosome 9, DVS_A1.0, whole genome shotgun sequence genome harbors these coding sequences:
- the LOC102621098 gene encoding leucine-rich repeat receptor-like protein kinase TDR isoform X2 — translation MKGLSGALPGKPLSIFFNELVDLNLSHNSFSGQFPVEIFNLTSLISLDISRNNFSGHFPGGIQSLRNLLVLDAFSNSFSGSVPAEISQLEHLKVLNLAGSYFSGPIPSQFGSFKSLEFLHLAGNLLNDQIPAELGMLKTVTHMEIGYNFYQGNIPWQLGNMSEVQYLDIAGANLSGSIPKELSNLTKLESLFLFRNQLAGQVPWEFSRVTTLKSLDLSDNRLSGPIPESFADLKNLRLLSLMYNEMSGTVPESLVQLPSLEILFIWNNYFSGSLPENLGRNSKLRWVDVSTNNFNGSIPPDICSGGVLFKLILFSNNFTGSLSPSLSNCSSLVRLRLEDNSFSGEIPLKFSQLPDINYIDLSRNGFTGGIPTDINQASKLEYFNVSNNPKLGGMIPAQTWSLPSLQNFSASACNITGNLPPFKSCKSISVIESHMNNLSGTIPESVSNCVELERIDLANNKLIGSIPEVLARLPVLGVLDLSHNSLSGQIPAKFGSSSSLTVLNVSFNDISGSIPSGKVLRLMGSSAYAGNPKLCGAPLQPCHASVAILGKGTGKLKFVLLLCAGIVTFIAAALLGIFFFRRGGKGHWKMISFLGLPQFTANDVLRSFNSTECEEAARPQSAAGCKAVLPTGITVSVKKIEWGATRIKIVSEFITRIGTVRHKNLIRLLGFCYNRHQAYLLYDYLPNGNLSEKIRTKRDWAAKYKIVLGVARGLCFLHHDCYPAIPHGDLKASNIVFDENMEPHLAEFGFKYLTQLADGSFPAKIAWTESGEFYNAMKEEMYMDVYGFGEIILEILTNGRLTNAGSSLQNKPIDGLLGEMYNENEVGSSSSLQDEIKLVLDVALLCTRSTPSDRPSMEEALKLLSGLKPHGK, via the exons ATGAAGGGCCTTTCCGGTGCGTTACCTGGGAAGCCACTCAGTATATTTTTCAATGAACTTGTTGATCTCAATCTCAGTCACAACTCTTTCTCTGGGCAGTTCCCTGTTGAAATCTTCAATCTCACCAGTTTAATTAGCTTGGATATCAGCAGAAACAATTTTTCTGGCCATTTTCCCGGAGGGATTCAGAGTCTTAGAAACCTTCTTGTTCTTGATGCTTTCAGTAACAGCTTTTCAGGTTCAGTGCCAGCTGAAATTTCTCAGCTTGAACATCTCAAAGTTCTCAATCTAGCTGGAAGTTACTTCAGTGGACCAATCCCATCTCAGTTTGGTTCTTTCAAGAGCCTGGAGTTTCTTCACTTAGCAGGAAACTTGCTCAATGATCAAATACCAGCGGAGCTTGGAATGCTCAAAACTGTGACTCACATGGAAATTGGCTACAACTTTTACCAAGGAAATATTCCATGGCAATTGGGGAACATGAGTGAAGTTCAGTATCTTGATATTGCTGGTGCAAATCTCTCGGGTTCAATACCAAAAGAGCTCTCTAATCTCACCAAGCTTGAGTCACTTTTTCTCTTCAGAAACCAGCTAGCAGGACAGGTTCCATGGGAGTTCAGCAGAGTTACAACTCTCAAAAGCTTGGATCTTTCTGATAACAGACTTTCTGGGCCTATTCCTGAGAGTTTTGCGGACTTGAAGAATCTTAGACTTCTGAGTCTTATGTACAATGAAATGAGTGGCACAGTGCCTGAAAGCTTAGTTCAACTGCCTTCACTAGAAATTCTGTTCATATGGAACAATTACTTCTCTGGTTCACTTCCAGAAAACTTGGGTAGAAACTCAAAGCTTAGATGGGTTGATGTTTCTACAAACAATTTCAATGGCAGCATTCCACCAGATATTTGTTCAGGAGGTGTGCTGTTCAAGTTGATCctgttttcaaataattttacaggTAGTCTTTCTCCATCACTCTCCAATTGTTCATCCCTTGTTCGACTTCGACTTGAAGATAATTCATTCTCAGGTGAAATCCCTTTGAAATTCAGCCAACTTCCTGATATTAATTACATAGACTTGTCTAGGAACGGATTCACAGGTGGGATTCCCACAGATATAAATCAAGCTTCCAAGCTTGAATACTTTAACGTGTCTAATAATCCAAAGCTAGGAGGCATGATCCCAGCACAAACTTGGTCTTTGCCCAGTCTCCAAAACTTTTCAGCTTCAGCTTGTAATATCACAGGCAACCTCCCTCCATTCAAATCCTGCAAATCCATTTCTGTCATTGAGTCGCATATGAATAATTTATCAGGAACTATCCCGGAAAGTGTTTCCAATTGCGTGGAACTTGAGAGGATAGATTTAGCAAACAACAAGTTGATTGGTTCTATACCTGAAGTGCTGGCAAGGCTTCCTGTTTTAGGTGTCCTAGACCTGTCACATAATAGTTTGAGTGGTCAAATACCAGCAAAGTTCGGCAGTTCTTCAAGCTTGACAGTCCTAAATGTATCTTTCAACGATATATCAGGTTCCATTCCCTCAGGAAAGGTATTAAGATTGATGGGTAGCAGTGCATATGCTGGGAATCCGAAACTCTGTGGAGCTCCTCTGCAGCCATGTCATGCCTCAGTGGCTATCTTGGGTAAAGGCACAGGGAAGCTTAAATTTGTTCTGCTGCTTTGTGCAGGAATAGTCACGTTCATTGCAGCAGCACTTCTGGGGATATTTTTCTTCAGAAGAGGAGGCAAAGGCCATTGGAAAATGATCTCATTTCTCGGACTCCCTCAGTTCACAGCAAACGATGTCTTGAGGAGCTTCAATTCTACAGAATGCGAGGAAGCAGCGCGTCCACAATCAGCTGCAGGTTGCAAAGCAGTTCTGCCCACGGGTATTACAGTTTCAGTGAAAAAGATTGAATGGGGAGCAACGAGAATTAAAATAGTGTCAGAATTTATAACACGAATAGGCACTGTAAGGCACAAGAATTTGATCAGATTGCTTGGTTTTTGCTACAACAGGCATCAGGCTTATCTGTTATACGATTACTTGCCTAATGGAAATTTGTCTGAAAAGATCAGAACGAAGAGGGACTGGGCGgccaaatacaaaattgtacTTGGAGTTGCTAGGGGTCTATGTTTCCTTCACCATGACTGCTATCCTGCAATTCCACATGGAGATTTGAAGGCAAGTAACATAGTTTTCGATGAAAATATGGAACCTCATTTGGCAGAATTTGGATTCAAATATCTGACACAATTGGCCGATGGTTCATTTCCAGCCAAAATTGCCTGGACAGAATCAG GTGAATTCTACAATGCCATGAAAGAGGAAATGTACATGGATGTTTATGGATTTGGAGAGATCATTCTCGAAATCTTGACTAATGGTAGGCTGACAAATGCGGGAAGTAGCTTACAAAACAAGCCAATAGATGGACTTTTGGGAGAAATGTATAATGAGAATGAAGTTGGTTCTTCCAGTTCATTGCAGGATGAGATCAAGTTGGTTCTTGATGTTGCTCTTCTCTGCACCAGGAGTACGCCATCGGATCGACCATCCATGGAAGAAGCTTTGAAGCTGTTATCTGGGTTGAAGCCACATGGAAAATAG
- the LOC102621098 gene encoding leucine-rich repeat receptor-like protein kinase TDR isoform X1, with amino-acid sequence MEIFHCLYLNLFIWLVFVPAVSANDPYSEALLSLKSELVDDFNSLHDWFVPPGVNPAGKIYACSWSGVKCNKNNTIVVGINLSMKGLSGALPGKPLSIFFNELVDLNLSHNSFSGQFPVEIFNLTSLISLDISRNNFSGHFPGGIQSLRNLLVLDAFSNSFSGSVPAEISQLEHLKVLNLAGSYFSGPIPSQFGSFKSLEFLHLAGNLLNDQIPAELGMLKTVTHMEIGYNFYQGNIPWQLGNMSEVQYLDIAGANLSGSIPKELSNLTKLESLFLFRNQLAGQVPWEFSRVTTLKSLDLSDNRLSGPIPESFADLKNLRLLSLMYNEMSGTVPESLVQLPSLEILFIWNNYFSGSLPENLGRNSKLRWVDVSTNNFNGSIPPDICSGGVLFKLILFSNNFTGSLSPSLSNCSSLVRLRLEDNSFSGEIPLKFSQLPDINYIDLSRNGFTGGIPTDINQASKLEYFNVSNNPKLGGMIPAQTWSLPSLQNFSASACNITGNLPPFKSCKSISVIESHMNNLSGTIPESVSNCVELERIDLANNKLIGSIPEVLARLPVLGVLDLSHNSLSGQIPAKFGSSSSLTVLNVSFNDISGSIPSGKVLRLMGSSAYAGNPKLCGAPLQPCHASVAILGKGTGKLKFVLLLCAGIVTFIAAALLGIFFFRRGGKGHWKMISFLGLPQFTANDVLRSFNSTECEEAARPQSAAGCKAVLPTGITVSVKKIEWGATRIKIVSEFITRIGTVRHKNLIRLLGFCYNRHQAYLLYDYLPNGNLSEKIRTKRDWAAKYKIVLGVARGLCFLHHDCYPAIPHGDLKASNIVFDENMEPHLAEFGFKYLTQLADGSFPAKIAWTESGEFYNAMKEEMYMDVYGFGEIILEILTNGRLTNAGSSLQNKPIDGLLGEMYNENEVGSSSSLQDEIKLVLDVALLCTRSTPSDRPSMEEALKLLSGLKPHGK; translated from the exons ATGGAGATTTTTCATTGCCTGTACTTGAATCTTTTCATCTGGCTTGTGTTTGTGCCAGCAGTTTCTGCTAATGACCCATATTCAGAAGCACTTCTTAGCTTAAAATCTGAGCTGGTTGATGATTTCAACAGCTTACATGATTGGTTTGTGCCTCCTGGAGTGAACCCGGCGGGGAAAATATATGCATGTTCTTGGAGTGGTGTCAAATGCAACAAGAACAACACCATTGTAGTTGGCATAAACCTGTCAATGAAGGGCCTTTCCGGTGCGTTACCTGGGAAGCCACTCAGTATATTTTTCAATGAACTTGTTGATCTCAATCTCAGTCACAACTCTTTCTCTGGGCAGTTCCCTGTTGAAATCTTCAATCTCACCAGTTTAATTAGCTTGGATATCAGCAGAAACAATTTTTCTGGCCATTTTCCCGGAGGGATTCAGAGTCTTAGAAACCTTCTTGTTCTTGATGCTTTCAGTAACAGCTTTTCAGGTTCAGTGCCAGCTGAAATTTCTCAGCTTGAACATCTCAAAGTTCTCAATCTAGCTGGAAGTTACTTCAGTGGACCAATCCCATCTCAGTTTGGTTCTTTCAAGAGCCTGGAGTTTCTTCACTTAGCAGGAAACTTGCTCAATGATCAAATACCAGCGGAGCTTGGAATGCTCAAAACTGTGACTCACATGGAAATTGGCTACAACTTTTACCAAGGAAATATTCCATGGCAATTGGGGAACATGAGTGAAGTTCAGTATCTTGATATTGCTGGTGCAAATCTCTCGGGTTCAATACCAAAAGAGCTCTCTAATCTCACCAAGCTTGAGTCACTTTTTCTCTTCAGAAACCAGCTAGCAGGACAGGTTCCATGGGAGTTCAGCAGAGTTACAACTCTCAAAAGCTTGGATCTTTCTGATAACAGACTTTCTGGGCCTATTCCTGAGAGTTTTGCGGACTTGAAGAATCTTAGACTTCTGAGTCTTATGTACAATGAAATGAGTGGCACAGTGCCTGAAAGCTTAGTTCAACTGCCTTCACTAGAAATTCTGTTCATATGGAACAATTACTTCTCTGGTTCACTTCCAGAAAACTTGGGTAGAAACTCAAAGCTTAGATGGGTTGATGTTTCTACAAACAATTTCAATGGCAGCATTCCACCAGATATTTGTTCAGGAGGTGTGCTGTTCAAGTTGATCctgttttcaaataattttacaggTAGTCTTTCTCCATCACTCTCCAATTGTTCATCCCTTGTTCGACTTCGACTTGAAGATAATTCATTCTCAGGTGAAATCCCTTTGAAATTCAGCCAACTTCCTGATATTAATTACATAGACTTGTCTAGGAACGGATTCACAGGTGGGATTCCCACAGATATAAATCAAGCTTCCAAGCTTGAATACTTTAACGTGTCTAATAATCCAAAGCTAGGAGGCATGATCCCAGCACAAACTTGGTCTTTGCCCAGTCTCCAAAACTTTTCAGCTTCAGCTTGTAATATCACAGGCAACCTCCCTCCATTCAAATCCTGCAAATCCATTTCTGTCATTGAGTCGCATATGAATAATTTATCAGGAACTATCCCGGAAAGTGTTTCCAATTGCGTGGAACTTGAGAGGATAGATTTAGCAAACAACAAGTTGATTGGTTCTATACCTGAAGTGCTGGCAAGGCTTCCTGTTTTAGGTGTCCTAGACCTGTCACATAATAGTTTGAGTGGTCAAATACCAGCAAAGTTCGGCAGTTCTTCAAGCTTGACAGTCCTAAATGTATCTTTCAACGATATATCAGGTTCCATTCCCTCAGGAAAGGTATTAAGATTGATGGGTAGCAGTGCATATGCTGGGAATCCGAAACTCTGTGGAGCTCCTCTGCAGCCATGTCATGCCTCAGTGGCTATCTTGGGTAAAGGCACAGGGAAGCTTAAATTTGTTCTGCTGCTTTGTGCAGGAATAGTCACGTTCATTGCAGCAGCACTTCTGGGGATATTTTTCTTCAGAAGAGGAGGCAAAGGCCATTGGAAAATGATCTCATTTCTCGGACTCCCTCAGTTCACAGCAAACGATGTCTTGAGGAGCTTCAATTCTACAGAATGCGAGGAAGCAGCGCGTCCACAATCAGCTGCAGGTTGCAAAGCAGTTCTGCCCACGGGTATTACAGTTTCAGTGAAAAAGATTGAATGGGGAGCAACGAGAATTAAAATAGTGTCAGAATTTATAACACGAATAGGCACTGTAAGGCACAAGAATTTGATCAGATTGCTTGGTTTTTGCTACAACAGGCATCAGGCTTATCTGTTATACGATTACTTGCCTAATGGAAATTTGTCTGAAAAGATCAGAACGAAGAGGGACTGGGCGgccaaatacaaaattgtacTTGGAGTTGCTAGGGGTCTATGTTTCCTTCACCATGACTGCTATCCTGCAATTCCACATGGAGATTTGAAGGCAAGTAACATAGTTTTCGATGAAAATATGGAACCTCATTTGGCAGAATTTGGATTCAAATATCTGACACAATTGGCCGATGGTTCATTTCCAGCCAAAATTGCCTGGACAGAATCAG GTGAATTCTACAATGCCATGAAAGAGGAAATGTACATGGATGTTTATGGATTTGGAGAGATCATTCTCGAAATCTTGACTAATGGTAGGCTGACAAATGCGGGAAGTAGCTTACAAAACAAGCCAATAGATGGACTTTTGGGAGAAATGTATAATGAGAATGAAGTTGGTTCTTCCAGTTCATTGCAGGATGAGATCAAGTTGGTTCTTGATGTTGCTCTTCTCTGCACCAGGAGTACGCCATCGGATCGACCATCCATGGAAGAAGCTTTGAAGCTGTTATCTGGGTTGAAGCCACATGGAAAATAG